One window of Drosophila busckii strain San Diego stock center, stock number 13000-0081.31 chromosome 3L, ASM1175060v1, whole genome shotgun sequence genomic DNA carries:
- the LOC108598731 gene encoding uncharacterized protein LOC108598731 isoform X1 — protein sequence MNSSCDRKIMNKRCGAASTPLPKYQIQLLADKCVVLVEASGYESEIFLPQLQYGRIGLVNVICSRQPRLRMSQLSLVQVTALRQRKQRLGHYQHRKLTTATAGLAPAKQLKLNKADLVMAANAQYGRLRFELKLISKGNVVLAECNGYESEIFLPHISSHCIAMKRVTAGELAQCAQNTTRSPQKSLQLALPQPVAQRKVSASSTAATAAVAAASVAAQAMGLTQLLVNPMQMFSKTQTAPMPQPLAKGVKPTRRHIKQLNAENMGAGDQRKHKLIASSL from the exons ATGAATTCCAGCTGCGACCGCAAGATAATGAACAAACGCTGCGGAGCAGCATCGACGCCGCTGCCCAAATACCAAATCCAACTGCTGGCGGATAAGTGCGTTGTTTTGGTGGAGGCCAGCGGCTACGAGTCGGAAATATTTCTACCGCAGCTGCAGTATGGACGCATTGGGCTGGTGAACGTCATTTGCAGTCGGCAGCCAAGACTGCGCATGAGCCAACTGAGCTTAGTACAAGTCACAGCGCTGAGGCAGCGTAAGCAGCGTCTGGGGCATTACCAGCACCGCAAGCTGACCACGGCAACGGCGGGACTAGCGCCCGCCAAACAGCTCAAGCTGAACAAGGCCGACTTGGTTATGGCCGCGAATGCACAGTACGGTAGGCTGCGCTTTGAGCTCAAGCTCATTTCAAAGGGTAACGTGGTGCTTGCGGAATGCAATGGCTACGAATCTGAGATATTTCTGCCTCATATTTCTAGTCATTGCATAGCCATGAAACGCGTCACCGCCGGTGAGCTGGCTCAGTGTGCGCAAAACACAACGAGGTCGCCGCAAAagtcgctgcagctggcgctgccgcAGCCAGTGGCGCAGCGCAAAGTATCGGCAAGTAGCACCGCGGCCACcgcagctgtggctgctgcatcGGTAGCCGCCCAGGCCATGGGTCTCACGCAGCTGCTGGTGAATCCCATGCAAATGTTTAGCAAAACGCAAACAGCGCCGATGCCACAGCCTCTGGCCAAAGGCGTCAAGCCCACGCGTAGGCACATCAAGCAGCTAAATGCGGAGAACATGGGCGCAGGAGATCAGCGCAAGCATAAGCTCATTGCGTCCAG cttgTAA
- the LOC108598731 gene encoding uncharacterized protein LOC108598731 isoform X2 codes for MNKRCGAASTPLPKYQIQLLADKCVVLVEASGYESEIFLPQLQYGRIGLVNVICSRQPRLRMSQLSLVQVTALRQRKQRLGHYQHRKLTTATAGLAPAKQLKLNKADLVMAANAQYGRLRFELKLISKGNVVLAECNGYESEIFLPHISSHCIAMKRVTAGELAQCAQNTTRSPQKSLQLALPQPVAQRKVSASSTAATAAVAAASVAAQAMGLTQLLVNPMQMFSKTQTAPMPQPLAKGVKPTRRHIKQLNAENMGAGDQRKHKLIASRH; via the coding sequence ATGAACAAACGCTGCGGAGCAGCATCGACGCCGCTGCCCAAATACCAAATCCAACTGCTGGCGGATAAGTGCGTTGTTTTGGTGGAGGCCAGCGGCTACGAGTCGGAAATATTTCTACCGCAGCTGCAGTATGGACGCATTGGGCTGGTGAACGTCATTTGCAGTCGGCAGCCAAGACTGCGCATGAGCCAACTGAGCTTAGTACAAGTCACAGCGCTGAGGCAGCGTAAGCAGCGTCTGGGGCATTACCAGCACCGCAAGCTGACCACGGCAACGGCGGGACTAGCGCCCGCCAAACAGCTCAAGCTGAACAAGGCCGACTTGGTTATGGCCGCGAATGCACAGTACGGTAGGCTGCGCTTTGAGCTCAAGCTCATTTCAAAGGGTAACGTGGTGCTTGCGGAATGCAATGGCTACGAATCTGAGATATTTCTGCCTCATATTTCTAGTCATTGCATAGCCATGAAACGCGTCACCGCCGGTGAGCTGGCTCAGTGTGCGCAAAACACAACGAGGTCGCCGCAAAagtcgctgcagctggcgctgccgcAGCCAGTGGCGCAGCGCAAAGTATCGGCAAGTAGCACCGCGGCCACcgcagctgtggctgctgcatcGGTAGCCGCCCAGGCCATGGGTCTCACGCAGCTGCTGGTGAATCCCATGCAAATGTTTAGCAAAACGCAAACAGCGCCGATGCCACAGCCTCTGGCCAAAGGCGTCAAGCCCACGCGTAGGCACATCAAGCAGCTAAATGCGGAGAACATGGGCGCAGGAGATCAGCGCAAGCATAAGCTCATTGCGTCCAGGCATTAA
- the LOC108598940 gene encoding uncharacterized protein LOC108598940 — MSVQVLPASWTCQQRFTPERSGCQPLYLKPHRDSYWQPNEDGLLEVPRGASIELYCSRAFANASSDGAIDARQRSIYARCEHDRTFAWSGGKRELGDFSCTQQLKYVAERMEGRTCGDAAVSPGARIYRVGYNISESRFVRTLELCHDATQLRTLYANYQLTPANVHFQQRVKRVKFSAAGHFVGYNMERLYAQQYQAKRAAQLLQQPELAAKLFDKKRGLFLSRGHLATKSDLIYASQQRSSFTYLNAMPQWQSLNGGNWATLETKTRLFVQSEKLTVNVYTGAYGVMPLTDEAQTSFYLLTDDNNKAVLPVPRLFYRVLIDTKQPNRGLAILGVNNPHATLQQILDSYVICEPLQPELIPWLRPLQETDLKKGYLYACRVSDLAKVVTDLPAQLREVHELLTTSQ, encoded by the exons ATGAGCGTG CAGGTGCTCCCTGCCAGTTGGACGTGCCAACAAAGATTTACCCCGGAACGCAGCGGGTGCCAGCCGCTCTACTTGAAGCCGCACAGGGACAGCTATTGGCAGCCGAATGAGGACGGACTGCTGGAGGTGCCACGTGGTGCGAGCATTGAGCTTTATTGCAGTCGCGCCTTTGCGAATGCTAGCAGCGATGGTGCCATAGATGCCCGCCAGCGCTCCATTTACGCGCGCTGCGAGCACGACAGAACCTTCGCTTGGTCTGGGGGCAAGCGTGAACTTGGTGACTTTAGCTGCACACAGCAGCTGAAGTATGTGGCGGAGCGCATGGAAGGGCGGACGTGTGGAGATGCTGCTGTCAGCCCTGGGGCGCGTATTTATCGTGTGGGGTATAACATCAGCGAGTCGCGTTTCGTGCGCACCTTGGAGCTATGTCACGATGCCACCCAGTTGCGCACGCTCTACGCCAATTACCAGCTGACGCCGGCGAATGTGCACTTCCAGCAGCGGGTGAAGCGTGTCAAGTTCAGCGCCGCTGGCCACTTTGTGGGCTATAACATGGAGCGACTGTACGCGCAGCAATACCAGGCGAAACGTGCcgcccagctgctgcagcagcccGAGCTGGCGGCCAAACTGTTTGACAAAAAGAGGGGTCTTTTTTTGTCACGCGGACACCTGGCCACCAAGTCGGATCTGATTTATGCcagccagcagcgcagcagcttcaCCTACCTGAACGCCATGCCGCAATGGCAGAGCTTGAATGGCGGCAACTGGGCTACGCTAGAAACTAAAACTCGCTTGTTTGTGCAGAGCGAGAAGCTCACGGTGAATGTCTATACGGGCGCCTATGGTGTCATGCCACTAACGGATGAGGCACAAACGAGCTTCTATCTGCTGACagatgacaacaacaaagctgtGCTGCCCGTGCCGCGTCTCTTCTATCGCGTGCTCATTGATACCAAGCAACCTAACCGTGGTCTCGCCATTTTGGGCGTCAACAATCCACACGCCACTCTGCAACAAATTCTGGACTCGTATGTGATATGTGAGCCACTGCAGCCAGAGCTGATACCTTGGCTGCGCCCACTGCAAGAAACGGATCTGAAAAAAGGCTACCTCTATGCCTGTCGCGTATCGGACTTGGCCAAAGTTGTCACGGATTTGCCGGCCCAGTTGCGAGAGGTGCACGAGTTGCTAACTACTTCTCAATAa
- the LOC108598156 gene encoding protein lifeguard 1-like: MPLPRPMPYPYPRPQPPRRRQSPYPQYPQYPQYPPPYPLVYYPPPQRYPMSMPMPMPLYIPIVILPIGMGTFSTVGYNNNQYYGPSSVYPTYNQQFPTSRPNYDYYNNNNNNNYNNYDYNSYG, encoded by the coding sequence ATGCCCCTACCGAGGCCTATGCCTTATCCTTATCCTCGGCCTCAACCTCCGCGTAGAAGACAAAGTCCGTATCCACAGTACCCGCAGTATCCGCAGTATCCACCTCCGTATCCTCTTGTATATTACCCACCCCCACAACGTTATCCAATGTCCATGCCTATGCCAATGCCGCTATATATACCTATTGTAATTCTCCCCATTGGCATGGGCACTTTTAGCACCGTGggctacaacaacaatcagtatTATGGGCCTAGCAGCGTTTATCCTACGTATAATCAGCAGTTTCCCACATCAAGACCAAACTACGACtactataacaataacaataacaataattataacaattacgATTACAACTCATACGGCTAA
- the LOC108598155 gene encoding uncharacterized protein LOC108598155, whose protein sequence is MFWQVGYVACGMLLLQLVASVHVSAYKKFGSSCHDLDCGPMERCVLAHIACEHDQRENEHCGQYPKCVEHSYSSARARRSPQPPYMFPAPPPQQPLPRQAPMPIAPGPVAPAPYFNTAYPNNMYYNPPRGRQANSPYTQMQPYGNTAYPNYLYYNSRQANSPYTQPYGNYYQPTPSYYSYYINLNLPFSGYPAQAQR, encoded by the exons atgttttggcaAGTGGGCTATGTGGCGTGtggcatgctgctgctgcagcttgtggccAGTGTGCATGTTAGTGCCTATAAAA AGTTTGGAAGCAGTTGCCACGACTTGGACTGTGGACCAATGGAGCGCTGTGTGCTGGCGCATATAGCCTGCGAGCATGATCAGCGCGAGAATGAACATTGTGGTCAATATCCCAAATGTGTGGAGCATTCCTACAGTTCGG CCCGGGCACGTCGCTCGCCTCAACCGCCGTACATGTttccagcaccaccaccacaacaacCACTACCACGGCAAGCACCAATGCCAATTGCACCAGGCCCAGTTGCTCCAGCTCCGTACTTCAACACAGCCTATCCCAACAATATGTACTACAATCCGCCACGTGGGCGTCAGGCAAACTCACCCTACACCCAAATGCAACCCTACGGCAACACTGCTTATCCCAACTATTTGTACTACAATTCGCGCCAGGCAAATTCACCCTACACCCAACCCTATGGCAATTATTACCAACCCACGCCCAGCTACTACTCCTACTacatcaatttgaatttgcccTTTTCGGGGTATCCTGCACAAGCTCAACGCTGA
- the LOC108598154 gene encoding uncharacterized protein LOC108598154 has product MQSSLVVLLILFCSSFCCCAARRLSRILPQAEGESGVPVFGDCGFSVNGDLSDPAPLFSRHQSYELIVPDSTDTVRLANGELLDLFCPGDGFTAPFAKQTQITVQCLQQKYFLHDGLIYALSNFTCANWPTYTAQRTGRECNGGTDLVQVGFEMEDGAFLHAYDVCHDELAETTRYVHHVLHPCDYQHGVSRPNFAQLDFYGDKDVNIKYTQTQQNFTISEILGLDASPYFNYSDDRILARGHMAAKADMIFAAWQHATFLFINVAPQWQTFNGGNWERIESSVRKFVATENITVDCYTGTWGVSRLPDFEGTPRELYLDFDENNNGLIPVPMLYFRVIIARETREGIVLIGVNNPYASLADIQKEYILCEDIGHQLSWVGWMKEDLHEGYSYACTVEDFTAVVKDLPLEDLHTNGVLGLDEPISTTTTEADTSSTSTSTTTTEADTSSTPTSTEASSTTTTETDTSSTSTSTETSTSEISTSTTTESPATETSTSTAASSTESSSTTELSTSTTEESVPTETPILTTTTTEIPSTLSTTEAPTTTTSEEPASTTSTPADIPSSTSTTDAPTTPTSTHKPTPTPTPTPTPTPTAKPTPTPTPSLGCQININAHLKNPAPLLTPSNELLWLPSDEFGNFDLGVGETLELHCTGALVKPFNRYTALTASCVRNQSFLVDGAQLEFQQLSCQTWPSYEAQRVGVSCPGGSDLLEIGFDVAAGWLQQLELCFDDKAQITRYVRYMLTPANVAYQKGVAQPGYLRAGFYPGKDVNQLYSQAQQLQSLSATLELDASEYLDSSRDLYLTRGQLAPRLDFVHGSAQRATHFYVNAVPQWRSINIGNWMALERSLREFVARDGLNVSVHAGSWGVSTLANAQDEQTEIYLDADTQQLPVPKLLYRIVIDELSRKGVALVVANNPHATLEQIRADYVLCEDVSLHMDWLQWQQQDIHLGYAYACSVEDFTAVVKDLPLEELHTTGLLGLNAWRQPCSFRVNGDVEDPAPLYLLRDAAGKLSYVQPNLEGVVELQPNEVLELHCSGSSSFQAPFAGEHLLHAICQQQQIFMVEGNYYKLSHLLCSKWPEYAVRRTKRSCNGGSNLLEAGFELATEEFLQTYDVCHDEQAEATRYVHHVLYPGSAHYQHSVSRPSFITGGMYGDKDVNEKYKQKTQNITVSEILGMDASPYFDISKNVYLARGHLSAKTDFVFGAAQQATFFFVNVAPQWQTFNAGNWERIEDSVRKFVATENITVDCYTGTWGVSRLPDFEGTPRELYLDFDENNNGLIPVPMLYFRVIIARETREGIVLIGVNNPHASLADIQKDYIICEDIGEELSWISWQKTDLLKGYSYACTVEDFTQVVKDLPLEDLSTSGVLGLDA; this is encoded by the coding sequence ATGCAGAGCTCACTGGTcgtattattaatattattttgcagcagcttctgctgctgtgcagCGCGTCGCCTGTCGCGCATCTTGCCACAAGCTGAAGGCGAGTCCGGCGTGCCCGTCTTTGGTGACTGCGGTTTTAGTGTTAACGGTGATCTTAGCGATCCAGCGCCGCTCTTCTCACGTCATCAGTCTTACGAGCTAATAGTGCCCGATTCCACGGACACAGTGCGTCTGGCCAATGGCGAGCTCTTAGATTTGTTTTGTCCTGGCGACGGATTTACAGCGCCTTTTGCAAAACAGACTCAGATAACTGTGCAGTgcctgcaacaaaaatattttctccACGACGGCCTCATTTATGCCTTATCTAACTTTACCTGCGCTAATTGGCCCACATATACGGCCCAGCGCACGGGACGTGAGTGCAACGGAGGCACAGATCTGGTGCAAGTGGGCTTTGAGATGGAAGACGGCGCCTTTTTGCATGCCTACGATGTCTGCCACGATGAGCTGGCGGAGACCACGCGCTATGTACATCATGTGCTCCACCCATGTGATTATCAACATGGCGTGTCACGTCCCAACTTCGCACAACTTGACTTCTATGGTGATAAGGATGtgaatattaagtatacgcaaacACAACAGAACTTCACCATTAGCGAGATTTTGGGCCTGGATGCCTCGCCTTATTTCAACTACAGTGACGATCGCATCCTCGCCCGCGGCCATATGGCGGCCAAGGCGGACATGATCTTTGCCGCTTGGCAGCATGCCACATTTCTCTTTATCAATGTGGCGCCACAATGGCAGACGTTCAATGGCGGCAACTGGGAACGCATCGAGAGCAGTGTGCGCAAGTTTGTGGCCACAGAGAATATCACTGTGGACTGCTATACAGGCACTTGGGGAGTCTCTCGCTTGCCTGACTTTGAGGGCACACCACGTGAGCTCTATTTGGACTTTGATGAGAACAACAATGGCTTGATACCCGTGCCAATGCTTTATTTCCGCGTTATTATTGCTCGCGAGACGCGCGAGGGCATTGTATTGATTGGTGTCAACAATCCTTATGCCAGCTTGGCGGACATACAAAAGGAGTACATTTTGTGCGAGGACATAGGACATCAGCTAAGCTGGGTAGGCTGGATGAAAGAGGATCTACATGAGGGCTACTCCTATGCCTGCACTGTGGAAGACTTTACTGCTGTTGTCAAGGATCTACCACTGGAAGATTTACATACAAATGGCGTGCTTGGCTTGGATGAGCCTATCTCTACTACGACAACTGAAGCAGACACAAGTTCCACCTCAACCTCCACTACGACAACTGAAGCAGACACAAGTTCCACTCCAACTTCCACTGAAGCTTCTTCGACTACGACAACTGAAACCGACACAAGTTCCACCTCAACCTCCACGGAAACTTCTACCTCAGAAATATCCACTTCAACTACCACGGAAAGTCCTGCTACAGAAACTTCCACTTCGACTGCAGCTTCTTCCACTGAAAGCTCGTCTACCACGGAACTATCCACTTCAACTACCGAGGAAAGTGTTCCTACAGAAACTCCCATCTTAACTACGACTACCACCGAAATTCCTTCAACTTTAAGCACTACAGAAGCACCTACAACTACGACTAGCGAAGAGCCTGCCTCCACAACTTCAACTCCTGCGGATATTCCCTCTTCAACTTCTACCACTGACGCACCCACGACTCCAACATCAACACACaagcccacacccacacccacacccacacccacacccacacccacagcGAAGCCCacacccactcccactccGAGTCTTGGCTGTCAAATCAACATCAATGCCCATCTGAAGAATCCTGCACCACTGCTGACGCCCAGCAACGAGCTGCTCTGGCTGCCCTCTGATGAATTCGGCAACTTTGACTTGGGCGTGGGCGAAACGCTTGAATTGCATTGCACAGGCGCTTTGGTTAAGCCCTTTAATCGCTACACCGCACTCACCGCAAGCTGTGTGAGAAATCAATCCTTTTTGGTGGATGGCGCTCAGTTGGAGTTCCAGCAGCTAAGTTGTCAGACCTGGCCCAGCTACGAGGCACAGCGCGTTGGCGTCAGTTGTCCAGGCGGCTCTGATCTTCTAGAGATAGGCTTTGATGTAGCCGCAGgctggctgcagcagctggaactCTGCTTTGATGATAAGGCGCAGATAACACGCTATGTGCGCTATATGCTGACGCCCGCAAATGTGGCGTATCAAAAGGGCGTGGCACAGCCGGGATATCTGCGGGCTGGCTTCTATCCGGGTAAGGATGTCAATCAGCTTTATAGCCAggcccagcagctgcagtcgctgaGCGCCACGCTGGAGTTGGATGCCAGTGAGTATCTGGACAGCAGCCGTGATTTGTATTTGACGCGTGGTCAGCTGGCGCCGCGTCTGGACTTTGTGCACGGCTCAGCGCAGCGTGCCACGCACTTTTATGTGAATGCCGTGCCACAATGGCGTAGCATCAACATAGGCAACTGGATGGCGCTGGAGCGCAGCCTGCGTGAATTTGTGGCACGCGATGGACTCAATGTAAGCGTGCATGCGGGCAGCTGGGGTGTGTCCACGCTGGCCAATGCGCAGGACGAGCAAACAGAGATTTATTTGGATGCAGAcacacagcagctgccagtgcCAAAGTTGCTCTATCGCATAGTCATAGATGAGCTGAGCCGCAAGGGCGTGGCGCTGGTGGTGGCCAACAATCCACATGCGACTCTCGAGCAAATACGCGCAGACTATGTGCTGTGTGAGGATGTCAGCCTGCACATGGACTGGCtgcagtggcaacagcagGATATACATCTGGGCTATGCTTATGCCTGCAGCGTGGAGGACTTTACGGCAGTGGTTAAGGATCTGCCACTGGAAGAGCTGCATACAACAGGTTTGCTGGGCTTGAACGCCTGGCGTCAGCCCTGCAGCTTTCGTGTGAATGGCGATGTGGAAGATCCAGCGCCGCTTTATCTGCTGCGAGATGCAGCAGGCAAACTCAGCTATGTGCAGCCCAATCTGGAGGGCGTTGTCGAGCTGCAGCCTAATGAAGTGTTGGAACTGCACTGCAGCGGCTCGAGTAGCTTCCAAGCGCCTTTTGCGGGCGAGCATCTGCTGCACGccatttgccagcagcagcaaatcttTATGGTGGAAGGCAACTACTACAAGCTGTCGCATTTGTTATGCAGCAAGTGGCCGGAATATGCCGTTAGACGCACAAAACGCAGCTGCAACGGTGGCAGCAATCTGCTCGAGGCGGGCTTTGAGCTTGCCACTGAGGAGTTCTTGCAGACCTACGATGTCTGCCATGATGAGCAGGCCGAGGCCACACGCTATGTGCATCATGTGCTTTATCCCGGCAGCGCGCACTACCAGCACTCTGTCAGTCGTCCCAGCTTCATCACAGGCGGCATGTACGGCGACAAAGATGTCAATGAGAAGTACAAACAAAAGACACAGAATATTACAGTAAGCGAGATTCTAGGCATGGATGCTTCACCGTATTTCGACATAAGCAAAAATGTCTATCTGGCACGTGGACATCTCTCTGCTAAAACGGACTTTGTATTTGGCGCTGCCCAGCAGGCAACCTTCTTCTTTGTCAACGTGGCACCGCAGTGGCAGACCTTCAATGCTGGCAACTGGGAGCGCATCGAGGACAGCGTGCGTAAGTTTGTGGCCACAGAGAATATCACAGTGGACTGCTACACAGGAACTTGGGGCGTCTCTCGCTTGCCTGACTTTGAGGGCACACCACGTGAGCTCTATTTGGACTTTGATGAGAACAACAATGGCTTGATACCCGTGCCAATGCTTTATTTCCGCGTTATTATTGCTCGCGAGACTCGCGAGGGCATTGTATTGATTGGCGTCAACAATCCACACGCTAGTCTGGCGGATATACAAAAGGATTATATTATCTGCGAGGACATAGGTGAAGAGCTGAGCTGGATCAGCTGGCAAAAGACAGATCTGCTCAAGGGCTATTCCTATGCCTGCACTGTGGAGGACTTTACTCAGGTGGTCAAGGATTTGCCACTGGAGGACCTGAGCACCAGTGGTGTGCTGGGACTGGATGCATAA